Proteins encoded together in one Rhizobacter sp. J219 window:
- a CDS encoding porin, with protein sequence MKAHVVVGAAALVCSASAWAQSSVTAFGFIEAQVGRQTQDSPGTKLFDMGGSRLGFKGTEDLGGGLSASFYLEHRLNPDDGTVGGGATFWKGGSWVGLSSSTLGSVKLGRWWSQAFLKAQYAADPFGMGTLGEGTYGSVGCGPAFVGGCLGTFWVNNSVSYENSVGGFSFGAQVSAETVGTGGKRPANVGLSYADGPLYLGVGYEVSNDGSKDANWGSVAANYDFGVVKLYAGYGSGQDAAKVSRKNVLVGFSAPLGQAALIGSYNQQDQNSVRVEQLLSVGVRYDLSKRTNVFAVVANDNKAPAGTNKSGYAVGVFHSF encoded by the coding sequence ATGAAAGCACACGTGGTGGTGGGGGCGGCGGCCCTGGTTTGCTCGGCGAGCGCATGGGCGCAGTCATCGGTGACGGCGTTCGGCTTCATCGAGGCCCAGGTCGGCCGGCAGACGCAGGACTCGCCGGGGACGAAACTCTTCGACATGGGCGGCAGCCGCCTGGGCTTCAAAGGCACCGAAGACCTGGGAGGCGGCCTGTCCGCCTCCTTCTATCTGGAGCACCGCCTCAACCCCGACGACGGCACGGTCGGCGGGGGTGCCACGTTTTGGAAGGGCGGCTCCTGGGTGGGCCTGAGCAGCAGCACCCTGGGCTCGGTGAAGCTCGGCCGCTGGTGGTCGCAGGCCTTCCTGAAGGCCCAGTACGCCGCCGACCCGTTCGGGATGGGCACCTTGGGCGAGGGCACCTACGGCAGCGTGGGCTGCGGCCCGGCCTTCGTGGGCGGCTGCCTGGGCACCTTCTGGGTCAACAACTCGGTGAGCTACGAAAACTCGGTTGGCGGCTTTAGCTTCGGCGCCCAGGTGTCGGCCGAGACCGTCGGCACCGGCGGCAAGCGGCCGGCCAACGTCGGCCTGAGCTACGCCGATGGCCCGCTCTACCTGGGCGTGGGGTACGAAGTCTCGAACGACGGCAGCAAAGACGCCAACTGGGGCAGCGTGGCGGCCAACTACGACTTCGGTGTCGTCAAGCTCTACGCCGGCTACGGCTCCGGCCAGGACGCCGCCAAGGTCAGCCGCAAGAACGTGCTCGTCGGCTTCAGTGCGCCGCTCGGCCAGGCCGCGCTCATCGGCTCGTACAACCAGCAGGACCAGAACAGCGTGCGCGTCGAGCAGCTGCTGTCGGTGGGCGTGCGCTACGACCTGTCCAAGCGCACCAACGTGTTCGCCGTCGTCGCCAACGACAACAAGGCGCCGGCAGGCACCAACAAGTCGGGCTACGCCGTCGGCGTGTTCCACAGCTTCTGA
- a CDS encoding methyl-accepting chemotaxis protein, with amino-acid sequence MNPLSADAPRASIARRITLVGGACLLAVLAVICAVMTVMLSKRAQERTVSWVDAKVESVAQALDAYDQTAKLLVERFFKVFGDQFGKNFTLDEANGRLLQLGIALNEYHNPCDKFTDFTGGAAAVLMRQGATFVAVSTSLKDARGERAMGMAVDAAHPAHAALLRGQPYLGRATLYGRPFITRLQPVRDLQERVVGALFVAFDLTEFDRSLEQMVTNARFFDSGGVYVLDPRGGDAKQAVLMLPPALRGRTLADVATAAGGADLLSALKTSPAGTELRGFRPVLRPSDPDRFAVARPSPATGWMVVGEVSGGETMRAQWLTLAPFLALFGMAALALCIGQFVLIRRWVGQPLQLLTLSLERVAGGDLSIVVSSSRADEIGGLMRGVERMRRRLVEMLGAVRASAEAISCASSEIARGNEDLSRRTEETAARLQQTTSAMEQVHANVRQTAQATHTADDLAASACEAAERGGTAMRDVVAKMTSISASSQRIAEITGAIDAIAFQTNILALNAAVEAARAGDSGRGFAVVAAEVRSLAQRSAAAAREIKELIAGSVAEVQGGSKLADAASQRVQEIVAGVQRVNARLGVITTNTRDQSDGIGHINESVATLDRMTQQNAALVEQSAAAAECLRSQAAALVDAIARFRLDADAPHDPALEAEASPAQ; translated from the coding sequence ATGAACCCCCTTTCCGCCGACGCCCCCCGCGCCTCCATCGCCCGCCGCATCACCCTGGTCGGCGGCGCCTGTCTGCTGGCCGTGCTGGCCGTGATCTGTGCCGTCATGACGGTGATGCTCAGCAAACGGGCGCAGGAGCGCACCGTGTCGTGGGTCGACGCCAAGGTCGAATCGGTCGCGCAGGCGTTGGATGCCTACGACCAGACGGCCAAGCTGCTGGTGGAGCGCTTCTTCAAGGTGTTCGGTGACCAGTTCGGCAAGAACTTCACGCTCGACGAGGCCAACGGCCGGCTGCTGCAGTTGGGCATTGCGCTGAACGAGTACCACAACCCCTGCGACAAGTTCACCGACTTCACCGGCGGTGCCGCCGCGGTGCTGATGAGGCAGGGCGCCACCTTCGTGGCGGTGAGCACCTCGCTGAAGGATGCCCGGGGCGAGCGAGCGATGGGCATGGCCGTCGATGCCGCACACCCGGCGCATGCCGCCCTGCTGCGCGGCCAGCCCTACCTCGGGCGCGCCACGCTCTACGGCCGCCCGTTCATCACCCGCTTGCAGCCGGTGCGCGACCTGCAGGAGCGGGTGGTCGGCGCCTTGTTCGTCGCCTTCGACCTAACCGAGTTCGACCGTTCGCTGGAGCAGATGGTGACCAACGCCCGCTTCTTCGACAGCGGCGGCGTCTACGTGCTCGACCCGCGGGGCGGCGACGCGAAGCAGGCGGTGCTGATGCTGCCGCCGGCGCTGCGCGGTCGCACGCTTGCTGATGTGGCCACGGCCGCGGGTGGCGCCGACCTGCTCTCGGCCTTGAAGACGAGCCCAGCTGGCACCGAGCTGCGCGGCTTCCGCCCCGTGCTTCGACCGTCGGACCCCGACCGCTTCGCCGTGGCGCGGCCCAGCCCGGCCACCGGCTGGATGGTGGTCGGCGAGGTCTCGGGCGGCGAGACCATGCGGGCGCAGTGGCTCACGCTGGCCCCGTTTCTCGCGCTTTTCGGCATGGCGGCGCTGGCCTTGTGCATCGGCCAGTTCGTGCTGATCCGGCGCTGGGTGGGGCAGCCGCTGCAGCTGCTGACGTTGTCGCTGGAGCGGGTGGCCGGGGGCGACCTGTCGATCGTGGTCAGCAGCAGCCGTGCCGATGAGATCGGCGGCCTGATGCGCGGTGTCGAGCGCATGCGCCGGCGCCTGGTGGAGATGCTGGGGGCGGTGCGCGCATCGGCCGAGGCGATCTCGTGCGCGTCGTCGGAGATCGCCCGCGGCAACGAGGACCTGAGCCGCCGCACCGAGGAAACCGCCGCACGCCTGCAGCAGACGACCTCGGCGATGGAACAGGTGCATGCCAACGTGCGCCAGACCGCCCAGGCCACCCACACCGCCGACGACCTGGCGGCCAGCGCGTGCGAAGCGGCCGAACGAGGCGGCACCGCAATGCGCGACGTGGTGGCCAAGATGACGAGCATCAGTGCCAGCAGCCAGCGCATTGCCGAGATCACCGGCGCCATCGATGCAATCGCCTTCCAGACCAACATCCTGGCGTTGAACGCTGCGGTGGAAGCCGCCCGTGCCGGCGACAGCGGCCGCGGCTTTGCGGTGGTGGCCGCCGAAGTGCGCAGCCTCGCGCAGCGTTCAGCCGCCGCCGCCCGCGAGATCAAGGAGCTGATCGCCGGCAGCGTGGCCGAAGTGCAGGGTGGCTCCAAGCTCGCCGATGCGGCGAGCCAGCGGGTGCAGGAGATCGTGGCCGGCGTACAGCGGGTCAACGCTAGGCTCGGGGTCATCACCACCAACACCCGCGACCAGTCCGACGGCATCGGGCACATCAACGAGTCGGTGGCCACGCTCGACCGGATGACCCAGCAGAACGCCGCGCTCGTGGAGCAGTCGGCGGCCGCGGCCGAATGCCTCAGGAGCCAGGCCGCGGCGCTGGTCGATGCGATCGCCCGCTTCCGGCTCGACGCCGACGCGCCCCACGACCCGGCCCTGGAGGCCGAGGCGTCACCAGCGCAATGA
- the dhaK gene encoding dihydroxyacetone kinase subunit DhaK, whose translation MKKFINSSEDLVRDSAAGLVMAHEDLLALNQSPLFICRRTPKQGRVALVSGGGSGHEPLHTGYVGHGMLDAACPGQVFTAPTPDQIVAAAQRVEAGQGVLLLVKNYAGDCASFQVASDMLELECATVLINDDVAVEHSTRTPGRRGVAGTVIVEKMVGAAAEAGANLYECKALGTRVNTNTASMGVALTSCTVPEAGAATFDIDSCEMEVGVGIHGEPGRHRSKMMPADDIVALLLEPLLADLSLSPGRSVLLHVNGFGGTPLIELHLLNHIATQRLRSAGLTVKRWLVGNHTTSLEMAGASLTLTALDDELTSLWDAPVTTASLRW comes from the coding sequence ATGAAAAAATTCATTAACTCTTCCGAAGACCTGGTAAGGGACAGCGCCGCGGGCTTGGTCATGGCCCACGAGGATCTGCTGGCGCTCAACCAGTCGCCCCTGTTCATTTGCCGGCGCACGCCCAAGCAGGGCCGCGTGGCGCTGGTGTCGGGTGGCGGCTCGGGCCATGAGCCCCTGCACACCGGCTACGTGGGCCACGGCATGCTTGATGCGGCCTGCCCCGGGCAGGTGTTCACCGCGCCCACGCCCGACCAGATCGTCGCCGCAGCACAGCGAGTCGAGGCCGGCCAGGGCGTCTTACTGCTAGTAAAGAACTACGCCGGTGACTGCGCGAGCTTCCAGGTCGCGAGCGACATGCTGGAGCTTGAGTGCGCCACCGTGCTGATCAACGACGACGTGGCGGTCGAGCACTCCACCCGCACCCCGGGGCGGCGCGGCGTGGCCGGCACCGTCATCGTCGAGAAGATGGTCGGGGCCGCCGCCGAGGCGGGCGCCAATCTCTACGAGTGCAAGGCGCTGGGCACACGCGTCAACACCAACACGGCCTCGATGGGCGTCGCGCTCACGAGCTGCACCGTGCCGGAAGCGGGTGCCGCCACCTTCGACATCGACTCGTGCGAGATGGAGGTGGGCGTGGGCATCCACGGCGAGCCGGGGCGCCACCGCAGCAAGATGATGCCGGCCGATGACATCGTCGCCCTGCTGCTGGAGCCGCTGCTGGCCGACCTGTCGCTCTCGCCCGGCCGCTCGGTCCTGCTGCATGTCAACGGCTTCGGCGGCACACCCCTGATCGAGCTGCATTTGCTCAACCACATCGCCACGCAGCGCCTGCGCAGCGCCGGCCTGACGGTGAAACGCTGGCTGGTCGGCAACCACACGACCTCGCTCGAAATGGCCGGCGCGTCGCTCACGCTAACCGCGCTGGACGACGAGTTGACCAGCCTCTGGGACGCGCCCGTCACCACCGCCTCATTGCGCTGGTGA
- a CDS encoding LacI family DNA-binding transcriptional regulator, giving the protein MTNPVTITKIAETAGVSTATVDRVLNNRPGVNPATVRKVRDAMATLGGGAPIRGRPRSTSNYRFAFVLPAARLGFFDLVDRVVAQTAGEFRHQHITEVTHRLPAADANVFAAELAKLSDLDGVALLAPDVPAVKLAVNELVRAGVHVVTLFSDVPGSLRETAIGADNRAAGRTAGLLMGRSLPRDTESLCALLSPATRYAAEIDRRIGFQQVLEERFPQAKPLRLFELPESEDEAYEYARVVLAPDATGGRISALYNVGPCSFGISRALAEHGYGHELMFVAHDLLEVHRSMLLSGALSYLLHQDVEYAVTAASRVLRALCDGVRGALAINNPRVEILTAENLA; this is encoded by the coding sequence ATGACAAACCCCGTCACCATCACCAAAATTGCCGAGACCGCCGGCGTCAGCACCGCCACGGTGGATCGGGTGCTCAACAACCGGCCCGGCGTCAACCCCGCCACCGTGCGCAAGGTGCGGGATGCGATGGCCACGCTGGGTGGCGGCGCGCCGATCCGCGGCCGCCCGCGCTCGACGTCGAACTACCGCTTTGCCTTCGTGCTGCCGGCCGCCCGCCTGGGCTTCTTCGACTTGGTCGACCGGGTGGTCGCGCAGACCGCAGGTGAATTCCGGCACCAGCACATCACCGAGGTGACGCATCGCCTGCCCGCTGCCGACGCCAACGTGTTCGCCGCCGAACTCGCGAAACTCTCCGACCTCGACGGCGTGGCCCTGCTGGCCCCCGACGTGCCGGCCGTCAAGCTCGCGGTCAATGAGCTGGTGCGTGCCGGCGTGCACGTGGTGACGCTGTTCTCCGACGTGCCCGGCTCGCTGCGTGAAACGGCGATCGGCGCCGACAACCGCGCCGCCGGCCGCACCGCCGGCCTGCTGATGGGCCGCTCGCTGCCACGCGACACCGAGTCGCTGTGCGCATTGCTGTCGCCGGCGACACGCTACGCCGCCGAGATCGACCGACGCATCGGATTCCAACAGGTGCTGGAGGAGCGTTTCCCCCAGGCCAAGCCGCTACGGCTCTTCGAACTGCCCGAATCGGAAGACGAAGCGTATGAATACGCGCGCGTGGTCCTGGCCCCTGACGCGACCGGAGGTCGCATCAGCGCGCTCTACAACGTCGGCCCCTGTAGCTTCGGCATCTCCCGCGCGCTGGCGGAGCACGGCTACGGCCATGAACTGATGTTCGTCGCCCACGATCTGCTGGAGGTGCACCGCTCGATGCTGCTGTCGGGCGCGCTCAGCTACCTGCTCCACCAGGACGTGGAATACGCCGTCACCGCCGCCAGCCGTGTGCTGCGCGCCCTGTGCGACGGCGTGCGCGGCGCGCTGGCGATCAACAACCCCCGGGTCGAGATCCTCACTGCGGAAAACCTCGCGTGA
- a CDS encoding ABC transporter substrate-binding protein, which produces MSFNKRKLAVAASAFVTAALMSGGAQAQQKQLTLCWAAWDPANALVELSKDFTAKTGIAMKYEFVPWPNFAQRMLNELNSKGKLCDLLIGDSQWIGSAATEGHYVKLNEFFDKNGIKMTDFAPATVEGYSTWPKGTKNYFALPAMGDAVAFTYRKDWFARPDLRAEFKQKNGRELAPPKTWDEFKQIGQFFQNRTIDGKKVYGAALYTERGSEGITMGVTNTMYAYGMNYDNPKKPYDMKGFINGAGAVKGLKLYKELYDCCTPPGHSNAYMTENLDAYKSGQVAMQMNFIAFFPGISKDPQVGGEKTGFFAIPKGDVQHAQLGGQGISVVKYSDKKDLALEYMKWFAQPSVQQKWWNGGGFTCLNEILNAPGFLTSTPYAPVFQDSMKIVKDFWAEPSYAQLLLAMQKRTHDYVVAGKGTPQEALDGLLKDWTEVFKEDGKIKP; this is translated from the coding sequence ATGAGCTTCAACAAACGCAAGCTGGCCGTTGCCGCGAGCGCGTTCGTGACGGCAGCGCTGATGTCCGGCGGCGCACAGGCGCAGCAAAAGCAGTTGACGCTGTGTTGGGCGGCGTGGGACCCGGCCAATGCCCTGGTCGAGTTGTCGAAAGACTTCACCGCCAAGACCGGCATCGCCATGAAGTACGAGTTCGTGCCCTGGCCGAACTTCGCGCAGCGCATGCTCAACGAGCTGAATTCGAAGGGCAAGCTGTGCGATCTGCTGATCGGCGACAGCCAGTGGATCGGCTCGGCCGCCACCGAAGGCCACTACGTCAAGCTCAACGAGTTCTTCGACAAGAACGGCATCAAGATGACCGACTTCGCGCCGGCCACCGTCGAGGGCTACTCGACCTGGCCCAAGGGCACGAAGAACTACTTCGCGCTGCCGGCGATGGGTGACGCGGTGGCGTTCACCTACCGCAAGGACTGGTTCGCGCGCCCCGACCTGCGGGCCGAGTTCAAGCAGAAGAATGGGCGCGAGCTCGCACCGCCGAAGACCTGGGACGAGTTCAAGCAGATCGGCCAGTTCTTCCAGAACCGCACGATCGACGGCAAGAAGGTCTACGGCGCGGCGCTCTACACCGAGCGCGGCTCCGAGGGCATCACGATGGGCGTGACCAACACGATGTACGCCTACGGCATGAACTACGACAACCCGAAGAAGCCGTATGACATGAAAGGCTTCATCAACGGGGCCGGCGCCGTGAAGGGCCTCAAGCTCTACAAGGAGCTGTACGACTGCTGCACGCCGCCCGGGCACTCGAATGCCTACATGACCGAGAACCTCGACGCGTACAAGTCGGGCCAGGTGGCGATGCAGATGAACTTCATCGCCTTCTTCCCCGGCATCTCGAAGGACCCGCAGGTCGGTGGCGAGAAGACCGGCTTCTTCGCAATTCCCAAGGGCGACGTGCAGCACGCGCAGCTGGGCGGGCAGGGCATCTCGGTCGTCAAGTACTCCGACAAGAAGGACCTGGCCCTCGAGTACATGAAGTGGTTCGCGCAGCCGTCCGTCCAGCAGAAGTGGTGGAACGGCGGCGGCTTCACCTGCCTCAACGAGATCCTCAATGCGCCGGGCTTCCTCACGAGCACGCCGTACGCGCCGGTGTTCCAGGACTCGATGAAGATCGTCAAGGACTTCTGGGCCGAGCCGAGCTATGCGCAACTGCTGCTGGCCATGCAGAAGCGCACGCACGACTACGTCGTGGCCGGCAAGGGCACGCCGCAGGAGGCGCTCGACGGTCTGCTGAAGGACTGGACCGAGGTGTTCAAGGAGGACGGGAAGATCAAGCCCTGA
- a CDS encoding carbohydrate ABC transporter permease → MSSVHLRPAASTPMRIRLHSAQGLSDRALAWLFVSPTIALLLAFNIFPLLWTIYLSFTNFRANRPNLDTVWVGIANYQRVLNDEAIWENMRATAHFLVSSIVLQLLLGFALALLLNRRFRTHSFWSTAILLPMMLAPAVVGTFWKYFFEPQYGIFNYIINFFGGPGTFTMLGDTQLSPWAIVLVDTWMWTPYVMLLLLAGLRSIPPYLYEAAEIDRASAWTKFWRITLPMVMPFIILALLFRVIENFKMFDLVDQLTNGGPGSVTELASIKLKREAFEKWRTGYASALAIIMFVSIYGLSLVTVRYLDKVKQR, encoded by the coding sequence ATGAGTTCCGTTCACCTGAGGCCCGCCGCCTCGACCCCCATGCGAATCCGCCTGCACTCGGCGCAGGGCCTCTCCGACCGAGCGTTGGCGTGGCTCTTCGTCAGCCCGACCATCGCGCTGCTGCTGGCGTTCAACATCTTCCCGCTGCTGTGGACGATCTACCTGTCGTTCACCAACTTCCGCGCCAACCGCCCCAACCTTGACACCGTGTGGGTCGGCATCGCCAACTACCAGCGCGTGCTCAATGACGAAGCCATCTGGGAAAACATGCGCGCCACCGCGCACTTCCTGGTCTCGTCGATCGTGCTCCAGCTGCTGCTTGGCTTTGCGCTCGCGCTGCTGCTCAACCGGCGCTTCCGCACCCACAGCTTCTGGAGTACCGCGATCCTGCTGCCGATGATGCTGGCACCTGCGGTGGTGGGCACCTTCTGGAAGTATTTCTTCGAGCCGCAGTACGGCATCTTCAACTACATCATCAACTTCTTCGGCGGGCCCGGCACCTTCACGATGCTCGGCGACACGCAGCTCTCGCCCTGGGCCATCGTGCTGGTGGACACCTGGATGTGGACGCCCTACGTGATGCTCCTGTTGCTGGCCGGCCTGCGCTCCATCCCGCCCTACCTGTACGAAGCTGCCGAGATCGACCGCGCCTCGGCCTGGACCAAGTTCTGGCGCATCACGCTGCCGATGGTGATGCCTTTCATCATCCTCGCGCTGCTGTTCCGCGTGATCGAGAACTTCAAGATGTTCGACCTGGTGGACCAGCTCACCAACGGCGGCCCCGGCTCGGTGACCGAGCTGGCGTCGATCAAGCTCAAGCGCGAGGCCTTCGAGAAGTGGCGCACCGGCTATGCCTCGGCGCTGGCGATCATCATGTTCGTCTCGATCTACGGGCTGTCGCTGGTCACGGTGCGCTATCTGGACAAGGTGAAGCAGCGATGA
- a CDS encoding carbohydrate ABC transporter permease, with the protein MRNIPHSPLEPSARSKWFAGIVVIGYAVISLIPLAWIFMTSLRTPQDAIAYPPKVVAEQSLVGFVNLFTTRSRVSAEELAALPPPATWYEGLVRDQQMILAGPSRFIDRYSNSLLIGFGSTLLSVVLGTLAAYAFSRFRVPGKDDLLFFILSTRMMPPIAIAIPVYLMFRHVGLNDTHAGLILLYTVVNLSLSVWLLKGFMDEIPREYEEAAMVDGYTRWQAFVKVVLPQAATGIATTAIFCLIFAWNEYAFALLLTSGTAQTSPPFIPTIIGEGGLDWPAMAAGTTLFLLPVLLFTVLLRKHLLRGVTFGAIRK; encoded by the coding sequence ATGAGAAACATCCCTCACAGCCCGCTGGAGCCGAGCGCGCGCTCCAAGTGGTTCGCCGGCATCGTCGTGATCGGCTACGCGGTGATCTCGCTGATCCCGCTGGCGTGGATCTTCATGACCAGCCTGCGCACCCCGCAAGACGCGATCGCTTACCCGCCGAAGGTCGTGGCCGAGCAGTCGCTGGTCGGCTTCGTCAACCTCTTCACCACTCGTTCGCGCGTCTCGGCGGAAGAACTGGCCGCGCTGCCGCCCCCGGCCACCTGGTACGAAGGCCTGGTGCGCGACCAGCAGATGATCCTGGCGGGCCCGTCGCGTTTCATCGACCGCTACAGCAACTCGCTGCTGATCGGCTTCGGCTCGACGCTGCTCTCGGTGGTGCTGGGCACGCTCGCGGCCTACGCCTTCTCGCGCTTCCGGGTGCCGGGCAAGGACGACCTGCTGTTCTTCATCCTGTCGACGCGGATGATGCCGCCGATCGCGATCGCCATTCCGGTGTACCTGATGTTCCGCCACGTCGGGCTCAACGACACCCATGCCGGCCTGATCCTGCTGTACACGGTGGTCAACCTGTCGCTCTCGGTCTGGCTGCTCAAGGGCTTCATGGACGAGATCCCGCGCGAGTACGAAGAAGCGGCGATGGTCGACGGCTACACACGCTGGCAGGCCTTCGTGAAGGTGGTGCTGCCGCAGGCGGCCACCGGCATCGCCACCACCGCGATCTTCTGCCTCATCTTCGCGTGGAACGAATACGCGTTCGCGCTGCTGCTCACCAGCGGCACCGCGCAGACCTCGCCACCGTTCATCCCCACCATCATCGGCGAGGGTGGCCTCGACTGGCCCGCGATGGCGGCCGGCACGACGCTCTTCCTGCTGCCGGTGCTGCTGTTCACCGTGCTGCTGCGCAAGCACCTGCTGCGTGGCGTGACCTTCGGAGCGATCCGCAAATGA
- a CDS encoding ABC transporter ATP-binding protein has product MAEIQIKNLQKRFADFTAVRNSSLVLEDGKFVVLLGPSGCGKTTTLRMIAGLEYPSGGTITLDGDDVTYLRPRERDIAMVFQLFALYPHMGVRDNLEFPLRNEGVPRVEIDRRIAEVAGILRIEHLLGSRVGGLAGGDRQRVALGRAIVRQPKAFLMDEPLGTLDAEFRELMCVELRKLHERLKTTTVFVTHDQNEAMALADHIVVMNSGDILQADDPHGIYNFPSCVFVARFIGRPPMNLLDVHGSVAAGACQVQVDGRQVGVPRVEAPAARALLGVRPEHVRLTAPGEGLAGRVERVEYFGSHWIAELQTDAGPLKAVVEKATRPVEGERVGVGFDESRIVLFDADTERLLPSVTTTAHRSSVRHG; this is encoded by the coding sequence ATGGCCGAGATCCAGATCAAGAACCTGCAGAAGCGCTTCGCCGACTTCACGGCGGTGCGCAACTCCTCGCTGGTGCTCGAAGACGGCAAGTTCGTCGTGCTGCTCGGGCCCTCGGGCTGCGGCAAGACCACCACGCTGCGCATGATCGCCGGGCTCGAATACCCGAGCGGCGGCACCATCACCCTCGACGGCGACGACGTCACCTACCTGCGGCCGCGCGAGCGTGACATCGCGATGGTGTTCCAGCTGTTCGCGCTCTACCCGCACATGGGCGTGCGCGACAACCTCGAGTTCCCGCTGCGCAACGAGGGCGTGCCGCGCGTCGAGATCGATCGACGCATTGCCGAAGTGGCCGGCATCCTGCGCATCGAGCACCTGCTTGGATCGCGCGTGGGCGGGCTGGCCGGCGGCGACCGCCAGCGTGTCGCGCTCGGCCGGGCCATCGTGCGCCAGCCCAAGGCCTTCCTGATGGATGAGCCGCTTGGAACGCTGGACGCCGAGTTTCGCGAGCTGATGTGCGTCGAGCTGCGAAAGCTGCACGAGCGGCTGAAGACCACCACGGTCTTCGTCACCCATGACCAGAACGAGGCGATGGCGCTGGCCGACCACATCGTGGTGATGAACAGCGGCGACATCCTGCAGGCCGACGACCCGCATGGCATCTACAACTTCCCGTCGTGCGTGTTCGTGGCGCGTTTCATCGGCCGCCCGCCGATGAACCTGCTCGACGTGCACGGCTCGGTGGCCGCCGGCGCCTGCCAGGTGCAGGTCGATGGCCGCCAGGTCGGCGTGCCGCGGGTCGAAGCCCCGGCGGCACGGGCCCTGCTCGGCGTGCGTCCCGAGCACGTGCGCCTGACGGCGCCCGGCGAGGGCCTGGCAGGGCGCGTCGAGCGGGTCGAGTACTTCGGCTCGCACTGGATCGCCGAGCTGCAGACCGATGCCGGCCCGCTGAAGGCCGTGGTCGAGAAGGCCACGCGCCCGGTCGAAGGCGAGCGCGTGGGCGTCGGCTTCGACGAATCGCGCATCGTGCTCTTCGATGCCGACACCGAGCGCTTGTTGCCAAGCGTCACCACCACCGCCCACCGATCGAGCGTGCGTCATGGCTAG
- a CDS encoding ABC transporter ATP-binding protein, translated as MASISLQGITKRFGDTTAVDDLRLDIADGEFFVLLGPSGAGKTTTLRLIAGLETPDAGCLRMNGNDITAAAPAQRDCAFVFQQYSLYPHLTVYDNIAFPLRAPMRRLDEKVIQRRVEKVAALLHIEGKLQRKPTALSGGEMQRVAIGRALVREPRVYLMDEPLSSLDAGLREELRVELKRLQRSSGATVVYVTHDQVEATTLADRIAIIEHGRIRQVGTPLEIYDRPQSLEVAQRLGSPAVNILPAAWFAGIASPHAQHVAIRPEDVVFGPDDEGEQGYEVIEELVGQAPRGGGTPGRRGAGSHHARQGPCPWCSCAAHFPARALHVLRRLRAATRRLSASLEIHHERLVSAEFSLDLRSALRLFLPLQRVGGCRHGRAERAGEGSLSLRQDRHRARVRRALRSAGFRPLTAPPRPPLKDKETP; from the coding sequence ATGGCTAGCATTTCACTTCAAGGCATCACCAAACGTTTCGGCGACACGACGGCGGTCGACGACCTGCGGCTCGACATCGCCGACGGCGAGTTCTTCGTGCTCCTGGGCCCGAGCGGTGCGGGCAAGACCACCACGCTGCGCCTGATCGCCGGACTGGAGACGCCGGACGCCGGCTGCCTGCGCATGAACGGCAACGACATCACCGCGGCCGCGCCGGCGCAACGCGACTGCGCCTTCGTGTTCCAGCAGTACTCGCTCTACCCGCACCTGACGGTCTACGACAACATCGCGTTTCCGCTGCGGGCGCCGATGCGCCGCCTCGACGAAAAGGTGATCCAGCGGCGCGTCGAGAAGGTCGCGGCGCTGCTGCATATCGAGGGCAAGCTGCAGCGCAAGCCGACGGCGCTGTCGGGCGGCGAGATGCAGCGTGTCGCGATCGGCCGCGCGCTGGTGCGCGAGCCGCGGGTCTACCTGATGGACGAGCCGCTGTCGTCGCTCGATGCCGGCCTGCGCGAGGAGCTGCGCGTCGAACTCAAGCGGCTGCAGCGCAGCAGCGGCGCCACGGTCGTCTACGTCACCCACGACCAGGTCGAGGCGACGACGCTGGCCGACCGCATCGCCATCATCGAGCACGGCCGCATCCGCCAGGTCGGCACACCGCTCGAGATCTACGACCGGCCGCAGTCGCTCGAAGTCGCCCAGCGGCTCGGGTCGCCCGCCGTCAACATCCTGCCGGCGGCGTGGTTCGCCGGCATCGCCAGCCCCCATGCACAGCATGTGGCCATCCGCCCGGAGGACGTGGTCTTCGGACCCGACGACGAAGGGGAGCAAGGCTACGAGGTCATCGAGGAGCTCGTTGGTCAAGCACCTCGTGGTGGCGGAACGCCTGGGCGTCGAGGTGCGGGCTCGCACCATGCTCGACAAGGCCCTTGTCCCTGGTGCTCGTGTGCGGCTCACTTTCCCGCCCGAGCGCTGCATGTTCTTCGACGCCTCCGGGCAGCGACTCGCCGCCTGAGCGCCTCACTGGAGATCCATCATGAACGTCTCGTATCAGCTGAGTTTTCGCTCGATCTGCGATCCGCACTGCGTCTGTTCCTTCCCCTGCAGCGTGTCGGGGGATGTCGACATGGACGCGCTGAGCGAGCGGGCGAGGGTTCGTTATCTCTACGCCAGGACCGTCATCGGGCGCGAGTTCGCCGCGCCCTACGTTCAGCCGGTTTCCGTCCACTGACCGCACCGCCCCGACCGCCCCTCAAAGACAAGGAGACACCTTGA